Proteins from a genomic interval of Polyangia bacterium:
- a CDS encoding protein kinase, whose amino-acid sequence MGDARDDNSGRVGLIGKTLGRYRITAELGRGGMATVYRAFDPQLGRDVAVKVMHGTFTGRGDIEKRFRREAQAVAAIKHDSIVDIFDFAPGGDGEPGYIVTEIIQGPTLRQLMNDCGGRLLPEVATAIGVRLASALGAAHGHGIIHRDVKPDNVMIDCRSGSAVRVLLTDFGVARIVEDDTMTATGSILGSPAYMSPEQARGHDVGKPSDVFSLGALLYHLVTGRPPFPGKDPLTVIASILSGEIPRPSQIAPHVGPALEAVIMRCLKRAPEGRYPDASAVHAALRTVFQGARGGDDGDTDGDPLRMFFDDRNAFTAALKTRVAAQAYENARLCIRRGDLTRALAEVNRTFAYQPGHSGAEALLGRISARRRWSTVGKVAAALVLLAGGGAAAAKLITARRATTVPTTPATVMAVPTAPIVPAPATEAPVAKATMAVAATEAPEKPSKRSGTRRPAGARNPAARVARASAEEQPVAPVAPLAATENGSTANAAPTTNAAPTEPPPETVVPPPVNSGLANASLVIRASEGFCSPSVDQQPAKIRPIYDHIAPGTHQIFCTMPGGAKHLAGTYELLPGTRPNLVVVPAPDGMPVLARPQ is encoded by the coding sequence GTGGGCGACGCGCGCGACGACAACAGCGGCCGGGTCGGGCTGATCGGCAAGACGCTGGGCCGTTACCGCATCACCGCCGAGCTCGGGCGTGGCGGGATGGCCACCGTCTACCGCGCCTTTGATCCGCAGCTCGGCCGCGACGTCGCAGTCAAGGTGATGCACGGAACCTTCACCGGGCGCGGCGACATCGAGAAACGGTTTCGTCGTGAAGCCCAGGCGGTGGCCGCCATCAAGCACGACAGCATCGTCGACATCTTCGACTTTGCCCCCGGCGGCGACGGCGAGCCCGGGTACATCGTCACCGAGATCATCCAGGGCCCCACCCTGCGACAACTGATGAACGACTGCGGCGGTCGCCTGTTGCCCGAAGTAGCGACGGCGATCGGCGTGCGCCTGGCCAGCGCCTTGGGCGCGGCGCACGGGCACGGGATCATTCACCGCGATGTCAAACCCGACAACGTGATGATCGACTGTCGCTCGGGCTCGGCGGTGCGCGTGCTGCTGACCGATTTCGGCGTGGCCCGCATCGTCGAGGACGACACCATGACGGCCACCGGATCGATCTTGGGATCGCCGGCATACATGTCGCCCGAGCAGGCGCGCGGCCACGACGTGGGCAAGCCCAGCGATGTCTTTTCTTTGGGCGCGCTTCTCTATCACCTGGTGACGGGACGGCCGCCGTTTCCGGGCAAGGATCCGCTGACCGTGATCGCGTCGATTTTGTCGGGCGAGATTCCGCGCCCAAGCCAGATCGCCCCGCACGTCGGGCCGGCGCTGGAGGCGGTGATCATGCGCTGTCTGAAGCGCGCTCCCGAAGGCCGCTACCCCGACGCCAGCGCCGTACACGCGGCGCTGCGGACAGTGTTTCAAGGGGCGCGCGGCGGCGATGACGGCGACACCGACGGTGATCCGTTGCGAATGTTCTTCGATGATCGCAACGCCTTCACCGCCGCCTTGAAGACCCGGGTCGCCGCCCAGGCCTACGAGAACGCGCGCCTCTGTATCCGCCGCGGCGATCTGACGCGGGCGCTGGCCGAGGTGAACCGCACCTTCGCGTATCAGCCGGGACACAGCGGCGCCGAGGCCCTGCTCGGGCGCATCAGCGCGCGTCGGCGCTGGAGCACCGTCGGCAAGGTGGCGGCGGCGCTGGTGCTGCTGGCCGGGGGCGGCGCGGCCGCCGCGAAGCTGATCACGGCGCGCCGGGCCACCACCGTACCGACGACGCCTGCGACGGTGATGGCGGTGCCGACGGCTCCGATTGTTCCCGCGCCAGCAACAGAAGCGCCGGTCGCGAAAGCGACGATGGCGGTCGCCGCGACGGAGGCCCCTGAGAAACCCAGCAAAAGATCCGGCACCCGGCGGCCGGCCGGCGCGCGCAACCCCGCCGCACGAGTGGCGCGAGCATCGGCCGAGGAGCAACCGGTGGCGCCGGTGGCGCCGCTGGCCGCGACAGAAAATGGGTCGACGGCAAACGCCGCGCCGACGACGAATGCCGCGCCGACCGAGCCACCACCGGAGACCGTCGTCCCTCCGCCGGTCAACAGCGGCCTGGCCAACGCCAGCCTGGTGATTCGCGCGTCGGAAGGTTTTTGCTCGCCGTCGGTCGATCAGCAGCCGGCCAAGATTCGCCCCATCTACGATCACATCGCCCCCGGCACGCACCAGATCTTTTGCACCATGCCCGGCGGCGCCAAACATCTGGCCGGCACGTACGAACTGTTGCCCGGCACGCGGCCCAACCTGGTGGTGGTGCCGGCCCCGGACGGCATGCCGGTGCTGGCGCGGCCGCAATAG
- a CDS encoding pitrilysin family protein, whose protein sequence is MLEQTLQKAPYKVTRSRLSNGLRLVTVETPHLHTAVASLYVRAGSRYETPTTNGLSHFVEHMLFRGSAGFPDSFTLNQAIEDLGGTLYAETGRDYSLYQVPLHPRHLPRGLEILGDLFSTPAFRDIDLERQIIEEEILEDLDEDGRNVNLDDLSRAAAWGGHPLGFTITGSLRNVRRFKVEDVRAHFKQFYGASNMVLCVAGPVRPRAVDAVVRAAFARVPRGQRRRAVAPHPSLRGPHFRSIHNESAQTQVHILFHALPERDPGYQALRALMRVLDDGMSTRLHYQICDQKGLAYSASAGLYSFHDAALLEIDAACAHAKLPALISEALSILARFRSELVSPQELDKAKRRFVGDLEACYDDLDSLCGWFGGTELFYRPRSQEERAREVERIRPEHIQRVARRVITRERLNVVVVGALPRTVARKVTAVVKGFR, encoded by the coding sequence TTGTTAGAACAAACACTGCAGAAGGCACCCTACAAAGTCACTCGTTCGCGGCTTTCCAACGGCCTGCGGCTGGTCACGGTCGAGACGCCGCACCTGCACACAGCGGTGGCATCGTTGTATGTGCGGGCGGGTTCGCGGTACGAGACCCCTACAACAAATGGTCTCTCGCATTTTGTTGAGCACATGCTGTTTCGGGGCTCGGCCGGCTTCCCCGACTCGTTCACCCTGAACCAGGCCATCGAAGACCTGGGCGGCACGCTGTACGCGGAGACCGGTCGCGACTACTCGCTTTATCAGGTGCCGCTGCACCCGCGGCACCTGCCACGCGGGTTGGAGATCCTGGGCGATCTCTTCAGCACGCCGGCGTTTCGCGACATCGATCTGGAACGTCAGATCATCGAGGAAGAGATCCTGGAGGATCTCGACGAGGACGGGCGCAACGTGAACCTCGATGATCTCTCGCGGGCGGCGGCCTGGGGCGGCCATCCGCTGGGGTTCACCATCACCGGTTCCCTGCGCAACGTGCGCCGCTTCAAGGTGGAAGACGTGCGCGCGCACTTCAAGCAGTTCTACGGTGCGTCCAACATGGTCCTGTGCGTCGCCGGTCCGGTGCGCCCGCGCGCGGTGGACGCTGTCGTGCGTGCCGCTTTCGCGCGCGTGCCGCGGGGCCAGCGCCGTCGCGCGGTGGCGCCGCACCCGTCGCTGCGCGGGCCGCATTTTCGTTCCATCCACAACGAATCGGCGCAGACGCAGGTGCACATCCTGTTTCACGCTCTGCCCGAACGCGATCCCGGCTATCAGGCGCTGCGGGCGTTGATGCGGGTGCTGGACGACGGCATGTCCACGCGGCTGCACTATCAGATCTGCGATCAGAAGGGCCTGGCGTATTCGGCGTCGGCGGGCCTTTATTCTTTTCACGACGCCGCCCTGCTGGAGATCGACGCCGCCTGCGCCCACGCCAAGCTGCCGGCGCTGATCAGCGAAGCGCTGTCGATCCTGGCCCGCTTTCGCAGCGAGCTGGTCTCGCCGCAGGAGCTGGACAAGGCCAAGCGCCGCTTTGTCGGCGATCTGGAGGCCTGTTACGACGATCTCGACAGCCTCTGCGGATGGTTCGGTGGAACAGAGCTGTTCTATCGGCCCCGCTCGCAAGAGGAGCGGGCGCGCGAGGTCGAGCGCATCCGGCCCGAGCACATCCAGCGCGTGGCGCGCCGGGTGATCACGCGCGAACGGTTGAACGTCGTCGTGGTGGGCGCGCTGCCGCGCACGGTGGCGCGCAAGGTGACGGCGGTGGTGAAAGGGTTTCGCTAG
- a CDS encoding PilZ domain-containing protein, which produces MVTKRFWGPANEDRRSRQRLPADFYGVELVDGARYLRKISNVSDGGMMFEDRLGVGRPGELVEFELPHRVSDEVVHVLGEVVRVTKAGQVAVRIDSTLPVDVDRLGGSIDL; this is translated from the coding sequence ATGGTGACAAAGCGCTTTTGGGGACCTGCCAATGAGGACCGGCGATCGCGACAAAGGTTGCCGGCGGATTTCTACGGCGTCGAGCTGGTCGACGGGGCCAGATACCTGCGCAAAATTTCGAACGTCTCCGACGGCGGGATGATGTTCGAGGATCGGTTGGGCGTCGGCCGCCCCGGCGAATTGGTCGAATTCGAGCTTCCCCACCGGGTCAGCGACGAGGTGGTGCACGTCCTCGGCGAGGTGGTCCGCGTGACCAAGGCAGGCCAGGTGGCGGTGCGCATCGATTCGACCCTGCCGGTCGACGTGGACCGTTTGGGTGGCTCGATCGATCTTTAG
- a CDS encoding RluA family pseudouridine synthase, with translation MVAATRRFVVGPDAAGQRLDVFLAAQVPEVSRTQLGRHVGQGAVTVGGAVAVSPSRKLRAGDEVVWSPPAVQKTEIAAEEIPLTVIYEDRWLVVIDKPPGLVVHPAPGHEDGTLVNALLAHCQDLRGIGGELRPGIVHRIDKDTSGLLVVAKDDATMGALGAAFKAHDITRVYEALAVGKPPAPSGRIDTLHGRDPHDRKKFSTRVKTGRRAITNWRVLERLGGAARLEAQLETGRTHQVRLHLAALGCPLLGDAVYGKPPKEPALREIGRTLGRQALHARVLGFRHPGTGETLRFEAAPPADFQQALAALRAAVAVK, from the coding sequence CTGGTAGCCGCCACGCGCCGGTTCGTCGTCGGCCCGGACGCCGCCGGGCAGCGGCTGGATGTTTTCCTGGCCGCGCAGGTGCCGGAGGTGTCGCGCACCCAGCTTGGGCGGCACGTCGGGCAAGGCGCGGTCACCGTCGGGGGTGCGGTCGCCGTGTCGCCGTCGCGCAAGCTGCGCGCTGGCGACGAAGTGGTCTGGTCGCCGCCAGCGGTGCAGAAGACCGAGATCGCCGCCGAAGAAATCCCGCTGACGGTGATCTACGAAGATCGCTGGCTGGTGGTGATCGACAAGCCGCCGGGATTGGTGGTGCACCCGGCGCCCGGCCACGAGGACGGCACATTGGTCAACGCGCTTTTGGCCCACTGCCAGGACCTGCGCGGCATCGGCGGCGAGCTGCGGCCGGGGATCGTCCACCGCATCGACAAGGACACCTCGGGCTTGCTGGTGGTGGCGAAGGACGACGCCACCATGGGCGCGCTGGGCGCGGCGTTCAAGGCCCACGACATCACCCGCGTCTACGAAGCGCTGGCGGTCGGCAAGCCGCCGGCGCCGAGCGGTCGCATCGATACGCTGCACGGGCGCGACCCGCACGATCGGAAGAAATTCTCCACCCGGGTGAAGACCGGCCGGCGCGCCATCACCAACTGGCGCGTGCTGGAACGGCTGGGCGGCGCGGCTCGGCTGGAAGCGCAGCTGGAAACCGGACGCACGCACCAGGTGCGGCTGCACCTGGCGGCGCTGGGCTGTCCGCTGCTGGGCGACGCGGTCTACGGCAAGCCGCCCAAGGAGCCGGCGCTGCGCGAGATCGGGCGGACCCTGGGCCGCCAGGCGCTGCACGCGCGTGTGCTGGGCTTTCGTCATCCCGGCACCGGCGAGACGTTGCGGTTCGAGGCGGCGCCCCCGGCTGATTTTCAGCAGGCGCTGGCGGCGCTGCGCGCGGCGGTCGCGGTAAAATAA
- the pgeF gene encoding peptidoglycan editing factor PgeF: MREEPFIEGELVVPLLRSAVMPPGFRHGFSLRGGGVSAGAFASMNLGGKWGDARENVVENRRRLRRAAGHDVMYAATQVHGAAVSRVRAGDDEAAIGRLSADGLCTDVPGAVVSIFVADCIPVLMADARTGAVAAVHAGWRGTVAGVVAAAVRQLADAFGTRPAELRVALGPAIGVCCFEVGDDVVHAVTAAIPGADDAGAIRRRGGGAKAHVDLKLLNRLLLERAGVPAANIDAGPECTACDRTRFFSYRRDAGHTGQMAGFIVTRGP, translated from the coding sequence ATGCGCGAAGAGCCGTTCATTGAAGGCGAGCTGGTGGTGCCGCTTCTGCGGTCGGCGGTGATGCCGCCGGGCTTTCGCCACGGCTTTTCCCTGCGTGGCGGCGGCGTCAGCGCGGGCGCCTTCGCCAGCATGAACCTGGGTGGCAAGTGGGGCGACGCGCGCGAAAATGTAGTCGAGAATCGCCGTCGCCTGCGCCGCGCCGCCGGCCACGACGTCATGTACGCGGCCACGCAGGTGCACGGCGCGGCGGTGTCCCGCGTGCGCGCCGGCGACGACGAAGCGGCGATCGGCAGGCTCAGCGCCGACGGTCTTTGCACCGACGTTCCAGGCGCGGTGGTCTCGATCTTCGTCGCCGATTGCATCCCGGTGCTGATGGCCGACGCCCGCACCGGCGCGGTGGCCGCGGTTCACGCCGGCTGGCGCGGCACGGTGGCGGGCGTGGTCGCGGCGGCGGTGCGCCAGTTGGCCGACGCGTTCGGCACGCGACCGGCGGAGCTGCGCGTGGCCTTGGGCCCGGCCATCGGCGTGTGCTGCTTCGAAGTTGGCGATGACGTCGTGCACGCCGTGACCGCCGCGATCCCCGGCGCCGACGATGCGGGAGCCATCCGGCGCCGCGGCGGTGGCGCGAAGGCGCACGTCGATCTGAAGTTGCTCAATCGACTGCTGCTGGAGCGGGCCGGCGTGCCGGCGGCGAACATCGACGCCGGGCCGGAATGCACCGCCTGCGATCGGACGCGGTTTTTTTCTTACCGGCGCGATGCCGGCCACACCGGACAGATGGCGGGGTTCATCGTCACGCGCGGGCCTTAG
- a CDS encoding BMC domain-containing protein, with protein sequence MADALGMIETKGFVAMVEAADAMVKAAKVELVGYEKIGGGFVTAIVRGDVAAVKAATEAGQRAAERIGEMVAVHIIPRPHVNVDIVLPLGRTNSKGE encoded by the coding sequence ATGGCAGACGCGCTTGGAATGATCGAAACCAAAGGATTCGTGGCGATGGTCGAGGCGGCGGACGCCATGGTGAAGGCGGCCAAGGTCGAACTGGTCGGCTATGAAAAAATCGGCGGCGGTTTCGTCACCGCCATCGTCCGGGGCGACGTCGCCGCGGTGAAGGCGGCCACCGAAGCCGGCCAGCGCGCCGCCGAACGCATCGGCGAGATGGTCGCCGTCCACATCATCCCGCGGCCCCACGTCAACGTGGACATCGTGCTGCCGCTCGGACGAACCAATTCGAAGGGCGAGTAG
- a CDS encoding MutH/Sau3AI family endonuclease codes for MRRFETAGDELAALLAHARALVGVELSDLADQLGLPVPVGGVRTKGWSGQIIEHELGVETGGTRGPDFATLGIELKTVPVDADLVPLESTAVCQIDPIAIAAESWESSYVREKLARVLFVALEVPPGSASVGERRVSAAGLWSPSASEERTLRDDFTLFVREYFRRGRVEEITGHLGAALQVRPKGKNAADVRDGYDPAGRPTRVGKCGFYLRPGFVATILQRL; via the coding sequence ATGCGGCGGTTCGAGACAGCAGGCGATGAGCTGGCGGCTCTATTGGCCCACGCCCGCGCGCTGGTCGGCGTCGAGCTGTCGGATCTGGCCGATCAACTGGGGCTGCCGGTCCCCGTCGGTGGTGTGCGCACCAAAGGTTGGTCCGGGCAGATCATCGAACACGAACTGGGCGTGGAAACCGGCGGTACGCGCGGCCCCGATTTCGCCACCCTGGGGATCGAGCTCAAGACCGTCCCCGTCGACGCCGACCTGGTTCCGCTGGAGTCGACCGCCGTCTGCCAGATCGATCCCATCGCCATCGCCGCCGAATCGTGGGAATCAAGCTATGTGCGCGAGAAATTGGCGCGTGTCCTGTTCGTCGCTTTGGAGGTGCCGCCGGGAAGCGCGTCGGTGGGCGAACGCCGGGTTTCAGCCGCCGGCCTGTGGTCGCCGAGCGCCAGCGAAGAACGCACCTTGCGCGACGACTTCACCTTGTTCGTGCGCGAATACTTTCGCCGCGGCCGCGTCGAGGAAATCACCGGCCACCTGGGCGCGGCCCTGCAAGTGCGACCAAAAGGAAAAAACGCCGCCGATGTGCGCGACGGCTACGACCCCGCCGGCCGCCCCACCCGCGTCGGCAAATGCGGGTTCTACCTGCGCCCCGGATTCGTCGCGACGATCTTGCAACGCCTGTGA
- a CDS encoding aldehyde dehydrogenase family protein, protein MEEARIQEIVDRVVARIGQMPETPMEAVRNPPPGYVASAAPPPARRRDVDVPRGRRGVFPDVEAAVRAARRAFEQNEASTLEARHRWVAAMREVAGQHVGDLARYAVLETGYGRADDKVKKNRLCIRKTPGPEWLRPQAYSGDDGLTVVERASYGVIGSITPTTNPTETVINNGIGMISGGNAVVFNVHPYAAKVSAWFIHLLNEAIVGAGGPENLLTCVERPTIESAQQLMRHPGVRLLVVTGGPGVVKEAMNAGKKVIAAGPGNPPAVVDESADLDTAAKNIVLGASIDNNIICTAEKEVIAVAAIADRLKEKLTANACIFVDGKQLAALEKLVLHQGDKGAVHPNKDFIGKNAAVILRQIGVRADDNLRLVMAEVDEKHPFVQLEMLMPVLPLVRAPDAAEAIAMAKRVEHGFGHTAVMYSRNIEHMHAMARTINTSIFVKNASNLAGLGEGGEGHTSFTIASPTGEGLTTVLNFTRERRCTLKDYFRFV, encoded by the coding sequence GTGGAAGAGGCGCGGATCCAGGAGATCGTCGATCGGGTGGTGGCGCGCATCGGCCAGATGCCCGAGACCCCGATGGAAGCGGTCAGAAATCCGCCGCCCGGTTACGTCGCCAGCGCCGCGCCGCCGCCTGCCCGCCGCCGCGACGTCGACGTCCCGCGCGGCCGGCGCGGCGTCTTCCCCGACGTCGAAGCCGCGGTGCGCGCCGCTCGCCGTGCTTTCGAGCAGAACGAAGCCTCGACGCTGGAGGCGCGCCATCGCTGGGTGGCGGCCATGCGCGAGGTCGCCGGCCAGCACGTCGGCGATCTGGCCCGGTACGCCGTCCTTGAGACCGGATACGGCCGCGCCGACGACAAGGTGAAAAAGAATCGGCTGTGCATTCGGAAGACGCCGGGGCCCGAATGGCTGAGGCCGCAGGCGTACTCCGGCGACGACGGGCTGACGGTGGTGGAACGGGCCAGCTACGGCGTCATCGGCTCGATCACGCCGACCACCAATCCCACCGAGACCGTGATCAACAACGGCATCGGGATGATCTCCGGCGGCAACGCGGTGGTGTTCAACGTGCACCCGTACGCCGCCAAGGTCAGCGCCTGGTTCATTCACCTGCTGAACGAAGCCATCGTCGGCGCCGGGGGGCCGGAGAATCTGCTGACCTGCGTGGAACGGCCGACGATTGAAAGCGCCCAGCAGCTGATGCGCCACCCGGGCGTGCGCCTGCTGGTGGTGACCGGCGGACCGGGCGTGGTGAAGGAAGCGATGAACGCCGGCAAGAAGGTCATCGCCGCTGGCCCCGGCAACCCGCCCGCGGTGGTCGACGAGAGCGCCGACCTGGACACCGCCGCCAAGAACATCGTCCTTGGCGCGTCCATCGACAACAACATCATCTGCACGGCGGAAAAAGAGGTCATCGCCGTGGCCGCCATCGCCGATCGCTTGAAAGAGAAGCTCACTGCCAACGCCTGCATTTTCGTCGATGGCAAGCAGCTGGCCGCGCTGGAAAAGCTCGTCCTTCACCAGGGCGACAAAGGCGCCGTGCACCCGAACAAGGATTTCATCGGCAAGAACGCGGCGGTGATCTTGCGGCAGATCGGCGTGCGCGCCGACGACAACCTGCGCCTGGTGATGGCCGAGGTCGACGAGAAGCACCCGTTCGTGCAGCTTGAGATGCTGATGCCGGTGCTGCCCTTGGTGCGCGCGCCCGACGCCGCCGAGGCCATCGCCATGGCCAAGCGGGTCGAGCATGGGTTCGGGCACACCGCGGTGATGTATTCGCGCAACATCGAACACATGCACGCCATGGCCCGCACCATCAACACCTCCATCTTCGTCAAGAACGCCTCGAACCTGGCGGGTCTCGGCGAGGGCGGCGAGGGCCACACGTCGTTCACCATCGCCTCGCCGACCGGCGAGGGGCTGACCACGGTGCTCAACTTCACGCGCGAGCGGCGCTGCACGTTGAAAGACTACTTTCGATTCGTATGA
- a CDS encoding BMC domain-containing protein, with translation MSEALALIELSSIARGYQVADAVVKKAPVMLRDCRPVSPGKFLVLFDGDVASVDEAFRRGVEVAGDRLVDKLFLPQAHPLLGPAVRGESNAGAGVESYAVVETLSVAAALLAADAAAKAAAVRLVEMQLGRGIGGKAFFALSGPLADIEAAVDAAISITDRALLLGTEIIPAPHEDFVAKLP, from the coding sequence ATGAGCGAGGCGCTGGCCTTGATAGAACTGTCGTCGATCGCGCGCGGCTATCAGGTGGCGGACGCCGTGGTGAAAAAAGCGCCGGTGATGTTGCGCGATTGCCGCCCGGTCAGCCCGGGGAAATTCCTGGTCCTGTTCGACGGCGACGTGGCGTCGGTGGACGAAGCATTTCGGCGTGGCGTCGAGGTGGCCGGCGATCGCCTGGTGGACAAACTGTTCTTGCCGCAGGCCCACCCGCTGCTGGGACCGGCGGTGCGCGGGGAAAGCAACGCCGGTGCCGGCGTGGAATCGTACGCGGTGGTCGAGACGCTGTCGGTGGCGGCGGCGCTGCTGGCGGCGGACGCGGCGGCCAAGGCGGCGGCGGTGCGCCTGGTGGAGATGCAGCTTGGGCGCGGGATCGGCGGCAAGGCCTTCTTTGCCTTGTCCGGCCCGCTGGCGGACATCGAAGCGGCGGTGGATGCCGCCATCAGCATCACCGACCGGGCCTTGTTGCTGGGGACCGAGATCATTCCGGCCCCGCACGAAGACTTTGTCGCCAAGTTGCCGTGA
- a CDS encoding alpha/beta hydrolase codes for MPTVTRDGAVIAYEVSSPPPASAPTVVLLHNIMCDRRVFAHAIAILRPRFRILAVDFRGHGDSALPAAPFSIGDLVSDVLAAMDQEGVARAAVVGLSIGATVAMELALRAPERVERLVLMGADASPDGGLTRLRNGLFCRLVMVIGLRWFLLGGVLQTLFGKWFRTEAIEQYAVFRDRIATLDRRAARGAMRAWAGRRPLLAPVGALRMPVRVVVGDLDVSCPLPCGQRLQAAIAGAELVRIPYAGHTMTAERPEETTDAIASFLGV; via the coding sequence ATGCCCACCGTCACCCGCGACGGCGCGGTCATCGCCTACGAAGTTTCGTCGCCGCCACCGGCGTCCGCACCGACGGTGGTGTTGCTTCACAACATCATGTGTGACCGACGGGTGTTCGCGCACGCCATCGCCATCCTGCGGCCGCGCTTTCGCATTCTGGCCGTCGATTTTCGCGGCCACGGCGACAGCGCGCTGCCGGCGGCGCCATTTTCCATCGGCGATCTGGTGAGCGACGTTCTGGCGGCGATGGATCAGGAAGGCGTGGCGCGCGCGGCGGTGGTCGGTCTGTCGATCGGCGCCACCGTGGCGATGGAGCTGGCCCTGCGCGCACCCGAGCGGGTCGAGCGCCTGGTGTTGATGGGCGCCGACGCCTCGCCCGACGGAGGGCTGACCCGCCTGCGCAACGGACTGTTTTGTCGGCTGGTGATGGTGATCGGGTTGCGCTGGTTCCTGCTCGGCGGCGTCTTGCAGACCCTGTTCGGGAAATGGTTTCGCACCGAAGCCATCGAGCAATATGCGGTCTTTCGTGACCGCATCGCCACGCTGGATCGCCGGGCGGCGCGCGGGGCGATGCGCGCGTGGGCCGGCCGGCGCCCGCTGCTGGCGCCGGTGGGGGCGCTGCGCATGCCGGTGCGGGTGGTGGTCGGCGACCTGGACGTGTCGTGTCCGCTTCCTTGCGGCCAGCGCTTGCAAGCGGCGATCGCCGGCGCCGAGCTGGTGCGCATCCCCTACGCCGGCCACACCATGACCGCCGAACGCCCTGAAGAGACCACCGACGCGATCGCGTCGTTCCTCGGCGTTTAG
- a CDS encoding sigma 54-interacting transcriptional regulator codes for MTTGRDQTLTAVKSPLATEERRDIAVLLMVGSAESPGLPANKRLQIVGNGLEIGRRAPDHSRPGVNVALLDDTLVSGHHARLVPRAGGAFDLFDLGSKNGTWVDNARIERNVPLRDGALVFLGNHVGVFRVVSALELEAIKNDLVQPFGPVATASPTMALACDRLRRLAASDGELLIVGETGVGKEVYARAVHRASARKGRFIAINCAAIPRELVESELFGYRQGAHSTAHQAKPGLIEEAEGGTLFLDEIGEMTPEAQTKLLRFLQDREMTPLGSTRPRRIDVRIVAATNRTGGGLTGKGPGGLRDDMIGRLGAAPIHLPPLRNRVEDLGALGAHFLRATPETHFDQPAFRALCLHGWPLNVRELEKIVTTAAVLAGGGKVIALRDLPEPIARVLTAPVTVAGRRANGPSPTAGQLEELLKRYDGNVAEVSRDLGKHRAAVWRWIKKFGLGPQNFRPKDRE; via the coding sequence ATGACGACCGGCCGCGACCAGACCTTGACGGCGGTGAAGTCGCCGCTGGCCACGGAAGAGCGGCGCGACATCGCGGTCCTGCTGATGGTGGGCAGCGCGGAGAGTCCGGGGCTGCCGGCGAACAAGCGGCTGCAGATCGTCGGCAATGGCCTCGAAATCGGGCGGCGCGCTCCCGATCACAGCCGGCCCGGGGTCAACGTGGCGCTGCTGGATGACACCCTGGTCTCGGGGCATCACGCGCGCCTGGTTCCACGGGCCGGTGGCGCGTTCGATCTGTTCGATCTCGGCAGCAAGAACGGCACCTGGGTGGATAACGCCCGCATCGAACGCAACGTTCCCTTGCGCGACGGCGCCCTGGTTTTTCTGGGCAACCACGTGGGCGTGTTCCGGGTGGTGTCGGCGCTGGAGCTGGAGGCGATCAAGAACGATCTGGTGCAGCCGTTCGGGCCGGTGGCCACTGCCTCGCCGACCATGGCCCTGGCCTGCGATCGCTTGCGGCGGCTGGCGGCGTCCGACGGCGAGCTGCTGATCGTCGGCGAGACCGGGGTCGGCAAGGAGGTCTACGCCCGCGCTGTGCACCGGGCCAGTGCGCGCAAGGGCCGCTTCATCGCCATCAACTGCGCCGCTATCCCGCGCGAGCTGGTGGAAAGCGAGCTGTTCGGTTATCGCCAGGGCGCGCACTCCACCGCCCACCAGGCCAAGCCCGGCCTCATCGAAGAGGCCGAGGGCGGGACGCTGTTTCTCGACGAGATCGGCGAGATGACGCCCGAGGCGCAGACGAAACTTTTACGTTTTCTGCAGGACCGCGAGATGACCCCGCTTGGATCGACGCGCCCGCGTCGCATCGACGTGCGCATCGTCGCCGCCACCAACCGCACCGGCGGGGGCCTGACCGGCAAAGGGCCGGGCGGCCTGCGCGACGACATGATCGGCCGCCTGGGCGCTGCGCCTATTCACCTGCCACCGCTGCGCAACCGGGTGGAAGATCTGGGCGCCCTGGGCGCCCATTTTCTGCGCGCCACGCCCGAGACGCATTTTGATCAGCCGGCGTTCCGCGCGTTGTGCCTGCACGGCTGGCCGCTGAACGTGCGCGAGCTGGAGAAGATCGTCACCACCGCCGCCGTCCTGGCCGGCGGCGGGAAAGTGATCGCCCTGCGCGATCTGCCCGAGCCAATCGCCCGCGTCCTCACCGCGCCGGTCACCGTGGCCGGCCGGCGCGCCAACGGCCCCTCACCGACGGCGGGACAGCTGGAAGAACTGCTGAAACGTTACGACGGCAACGTGGCCGAGGTGTCACGCGATCTCGGCAAACACCGCGCCGCCGTCTGGCGCTGGATCAAGAAATTCGGTCTCGGCCCACAGAATTTCCGCCCCAAGGATCGCGAGTGA